The sequence below is a genomic window from Brevibacillus agri.
GTCGACTTGTTGCACGGGCAAGGATTCAAGGACATCCATCACGTGACAGGTCGCAAAAGCTCCCAAACAGGCGTGAAAATCCCTGCAGGCATCCACATGATTCTGGTGCTGACTGACTTCGTGAACCACAACCTGGCGAAGACAGTGAAAAACCAGGCGAAGGACCGCGAGCTGCCGATCGTATTCTGCAAGCGTTCGTGTTCCGCGATTGCCAAAGCTTTCGATCTGACCGCGTAAATACATACCCGTTCAGGTGGACAGACTACTTCGTGAGTCTGATACCAACGGAGGAATGGCGTATGGAACAAAACCGTTTGAACGAACTGCCTATTGCGCAACTGACGGCCGTGCAGTTGCAACAATTGAAAGAGGCAGAGGAACAAATCAATTCCGAAGGTCAAAACGTATATTTGATCGCATTTGAAAAACAATCCCCGTCATCCTAGACGGGGTTTTTTCTTTTCCCATACTTTTTTGCTGGGCAGTTGCTTCTTTATTTAAAGACGTACTGCTCCAGTTGCGCTTTCAGGGCGTCAATGCCGATGGCAAAGCCCAAACATTGGCTGGATTGAATGATAAAGGCATTGAGCCCCACAACCTCGCCGTTCAGGTTGATGAGTGGCCCACCACTGTTGCCGGGGTTGATGGCGGCATCGGTCTGGAAAATTTCTTCGTACATTCGCTTGGCAACCTGAAGGCGGCGGTTTTTGGCGCTGATGATTCCAGCAGTTACAGAGTTTTCCAATCCAAGTGGAGAACCGCCTGTGTGCAAAGAGGCAGACTATTTAATGAAAGACAAGGTGCTGAAGGCAGATGGCGCGCTCTTGGCGCTGCCCCGCCGCGGTGGAAGATACGGTTGCCTCCACGCGCCGGATGAGAATGGAGACGAGCAGGCGGCGTTCTTCCTCGCTGGCATGGGACCAGATGAGGGGCCACTCGGTCAGCAGGCTGGGGTCGGGGAGAGGAGCAGCAGGGAGGAAGGCAGCTCGCGGAGGATTCGATTCGTCCGCTTCCGATTGCAATGCCGCCATTTTTTCGCGAAACGCTTCGAGGGAGAGCAGCCCTTCCTCGTAGGCTGCCTCCCAGCGCCGCCGTTTGCGCTCCCGCTTCCGCTCCAGCTCCTCTGCGCTCGCGCCAGCGACTGGGCGAAGCGATTCCCGTGCTTCCGCATAAGCGGCGAGCGCTTCTTTTGCATAGCGCATCAGCTCGGTGAGAATCGCCTGCTCCAGCCGATCTTCGCGGATGGCAGGGGCGTCGCAGCGACCAGCCTGCTTGTTTTTACATAAATAGTAGCGATGCACATACAGCCTCCCGCCGCTTTTGCTCTTCGCCGTTTTTCCGCGCATCGGCGCGTTGCAGCGCGAGCAGTAGAGCAGACCGGAAAAAGAAAACGACGAGCCGAGGACGCGCGGATGGAGCGAACCGCGTGCCGCCATTTTTTTTTGCACGCGGGCAAAGCACGCTTTGTCGATGATCGCAGGATGCGTCGCTTCCTCGATAATCCACTCCTCGGGCGCGTTTTGGCGCTGGAGCGAATCGGTGTAGTTCCAGCGCAAAGCCCCGTGGTACACCGGGTTTTTCAACAGGCGCAGGACGGCGCTTGCACTCCAGCGTGCGCCATTTTTTCCGCGCAGACCTTCGCGGTTCGCCCACTCGGCGATCTGGCGGGGAGACTCGCCTTTTTCGTAGCGGGCAAACATCTCGCGCACGCCAGCGGCCTCCGCGGGCTGGACAGTCAATTCCCCGGCCAGAAGCTCGTAACCAAAAGGCGGCGGGCCGCCTGGCCGTTTGCGTTCCCGCGCCATTTGCTCCATGCCGAGCTTGACCCGCTCCGCCAAATTTTCCCGCTCCCACTGCGCGAGCGCCGCCACCAGCGTAATAAACAGCCGGCCGATCGCCGTCGTCGTATCGTACACCTCCGTGCAGCTTTTGAAGCGCACGTCGTACTTTTCAAACTCCTGCAGCAGCCGATACAAATCCAGCACGGAGCGGGTGAGGCGATCGAGCCGATAGACGAGCACGACGTCGATGTTCCCTTCCCGGATATCGCGCAGGAGCCGCTTGAGCGCGGGGCGGTTTGTGTCCTTGGCGCTGATCCCTTCGTCGGCGTAGATCGCCGCAACCTCCCACCCTTGAGAGTGAACGTAAGCCAACAGCTTTTCCCGCTGGGCCGGGATCGAAAAGCCTTCCCGCGCCTGGTCTTCGGTGCTGACGCGCATGTAGACAGCCGTTCGCATCGGATTCCCTCCCGTCGACTGAGGTTGCTAGAGTCTACAGCAAAATGCCGGTTTGTATGCCTGGCCCGCAAAAGAAAACTCGGCGTTTCCAAGCACAAAAAAACCCCGCTCATCCTTTTTTGGACAAGTGGGGCGACGCTACATCCATTTTTGTCCCCATTCGTGAATGGATTCAATGACCGGACGCAGATCCCTTCCTTTTTCTGTCAATTCATACTCGATGCGAACAGGGATTTCCGGATATACCTTGCGCTCCAAAATTCCCAGCTCCTCCAGCTCTTTCAGCCGTTCCGAGAGCATTTTGTCGCTCATGTGCGGAACCATCTCGCGAATATCCTTGAAGCGAACAGCGCCGCGCAGCAACACGTGAATGATTAGACCTGTCCAGCGTTTGCCCAGGACATTAATGGCGCATTCGTACTTGGGACACATGTGTTCGCCAGCAAACTCTTGACTCATGTCGGCGTCACCTCTATATTGCATGGTTGTGTTATCGCTTATTGTACCAGATAAGCTTGAAAAAAGTAAGTAACGAAGTGTTTGGGGACCGCCCCTCTATGTTGTTGCCTATTGGGCCCGTATGTATGCGGACGAATTTGGCCGACCGCCTGCGGATGGGCCTGGAGGCGATCAAGCCCGATTCGCCAACGAAGCGTTTCGCATGCAGGCAAACGCACATAAACTGTGGCGAACGATTCGAGAAGAAGAGGGTGTTAAGATGCTTCCCAAACGGGTGATCGGGATTTTGACCTGGCGCCAGGGACAGCGCTTTGGCGAGCCGGACTATTTGCGCAAGCTCGTGCTGGCCGGGCAGAAGCTGGGGGCAGAAATCTACCTGTTTTCGCATCAGGACGTACACGGAAAAGAAAAAAAGATCAGAGGCTTTGTGCCGAAAGCAGGGGGCGGCTGGACCAGCCGATGGTTTCCCTGGCCGGAGGTGGTTATTGACCGTTATCGGCGGCGCGTGCCAGAGTACATCCGCATGCGCAACAGCGACCTGTTTTTCTTTGCGAACAGCCCGTTTTCCAAAAAGTGGCGCGTGACGCAACTGCTGGCCAAAGACGAACGGGTCAAACGCTGGATTCCCGAGACGCATTTGTACGAAAAAAAGAAAATGACAAGCATGCTGGCGCGTTACCCGCTGGTGTATGTCAAGCCGGGGAACGGTTCCGGCGGCAAAAGCATTTTGCGGGTAGCGGCTGTCGGCAAGGAATATGCCCTTTCCGGGCGCGACAAGCAGTATCAGGTGCATACGGCCAGGCTGGACAGCAAGGCGGCCGTGGAGAACTGGGTCGGCCGCTGGGTTGCGGAGCAGCGAATTGCCGATGGCAACTTTTTGGTGCAGCAAGGGCTTGATCTCGGGCTGATCCCCAATCATGTGGCGGATGTGCGGGTGTTAATCCAAAAAGACGCGGAAGGCGAATGGAGTGTGACAGGCAGCGGGGTTCGCATCGGGGAGCCAGGCAGCTCCACTTCCAATCTGCACGGCGGAGGACGGGCAGTTCCATTTGTGCCGCTGATCGAAAGCTGTTTCGGGAGAAGGCAGGCGCCGCACACCATCCGGGAATGCCACTTGCTTGCCCATGAGGTGGCGAGCACCTTGGAGGACTATTTCGGCCGGATGATGGAGTTTGGTCTGGACATCGGAGTGGATGTGAACGGGCAGGTGTGGCTGATCGAGGTCAATCCGAAGCCGGGACGCGAAGTTTTTCGCCAGATCGGGGAGCTGGACACGTATGCCAAAGCCATCGAGCGTCCGGTGCAGTTCGCGCTCTACCTTGCCCGCAGCAGGCAAAACCGGATGGCTCCGGAGAAGGTGCGCCGCGCCGGAGTCTGAGCGATAGCCTGGTTTTTGTCGCTATGGCAGCAAGCGGGGAACCGACACTGATGACCCATTCACCAACCTTGGTATGAGAAGAGTTGCCGAGCGGCAAAGGGTAAAGCTTGCAGTCCGCGTCAATTTTAATGACAGCATAATCTCTGACTCGATCAGCGATGATGCGCTTGGCTTCGAATACCTTGCCGTTGAACAGCTTGACAAAAATATTTTTCGATTTGCCGATGACATGCTGGCTGGTCAAGATATAACCTCTAGGATGGAAGATAAATCCGGAGCCGAAGCTGCGCTCGGTAGGCGTCGTCGATTTATCTTCGTGGTCGATGAGGCTGCGGATCAGGGTATCGACGTCTTTAGCAAGGGGGGCGTCTTCTGTCACGATGGAGACGACTCCCTCCTGAACTCGCTCTACAATCGGAACAAAAAAATTGAACGGGTGCAGACTGCTGCTGCTCACAGGGTACTTTACTCGCGTATATTGGGACCATCTTTTACTTTTCACAAATCTCTCCCCCTACAGCAGTAGTTAGGTATATATCATCTTATGGAGGGGCGAAAGGGAAGGGACGCCCAATTTGGTTCGGCCAGTGTGTTATATCATTATTTTTGATTGATATAATAAAGAAATAGCATTGGTATAATTATTAGAATCGAATTATAATACATGTAGTTAGAGAATATTTTGAACATAAAGGCTAAGCAGATGAATACCTGTACTTGTCTGAAAAGAGGTAATAATCTGCCTTGTCTGTAGAGAGAGAAAAAGAAAGATAATGGAGGATGCGAAGAGATGGATGTAAAAACGATCATACTTGGCTTTTTGAGCTACGGAGAGATGAGTGGGTACGATATCAAGCAGGCGTTTTCCAATAGCATTGGATTTTTCTACGACGCCAGCTTTGGAGCGATATACCCTGCGCTGCGCAAGCTGGAGGAAGAAGGACTGGTCACCAAGCAAGAAGTGATCCAGTCTGGAAAGCCCAATAAAATTTTGTACCAGATCACGGCACAAGGAAAAGAAGTGTTCCGTCAGGAAATCCAGACGCCGATTTTGCCTCCGGTGCTGCGCTCCGACATGCTGGTGAAAATTTTCTTCGGCAAGAGCCGCACGCCAGAGGAGCAAAGAGACATGCTGGAAAGCTGTCTGAATCTGCAACGGCAAATGCTTCAGCAAAGCCGGGCGTCTTTTAAAAAGCTGGAACTGCAATTTGACGAATATCAGCGCTTTTGCTGGGAATACACGATTCACCACCTGGAGTCGACGATTGCCTTTTTGGAGCAAAAGATGCCGACTCTCGTGAAGCAGCCAGCCTTGTCCGCTGCCTCCGGCTAAGCATAAGGCCGGCAGATGAGCTTTTCCAACCGATAACCGCATAAGCAAAAGAGGCTTCGCCAGAAACAGTCGGCGAAGCCTTTGTTTTTTGCGCTGCAGCAAGCTGGACACGCTTGGTCCTTCGCCTTTTGTGCAAGCAAAAGGCTTCGCCGGCCGAAAAAAGCATGGCGAAGCCAGGTCCAGACAGCTTACTTCAAGTTTTCCGGGTTGAGGCATTCGAGCTCAGGCACGACGAAGCGGCCGTCTTTGCGGATCAGGCGGTCGTCAAACCAGATTTCGCCGCCGCCCCACTCTGGGCGCTGGATCATCACCAGATCCCAGTGGATCGAGGACTTGTTGCCGTTGAAAGCGTCGTCGTAAGCTTGCCCTGGTGTAAAGTGGAAGCTGCCGTCGATTTTTTCATCGAACAAGATGTCTTTCATCGGGTTTTGGATGTAAGGGTTGACCCCGATCGCAAATTCGCCGACGTAGCGCGCGCCTTCATCGGTGTCGAACACTTCGTTGATTTTTTTCGTGTCGTTCGCGGTCGCTTCAATGATTTTTCCGTCCTTGAACGTCAGCTTGATGTTGTCGTATGTAAAGCCTTGGTACGGGGATGGCGTGTTGTAGGCGATCGTGCCGTTGACGGAGTCGCGCACAGGTGCCGTAAAGACTTCCCCGTCCGGAATGTTGGCTTCGCCCGCGCATTTGATCGCAGGGATGCCTTTGATCGAGAAGGTCAGGTCTGTGCCTGGTCCTACGATGCGCACCTTGTCGGTTTTTTCCATCAGCTCGACGAGGTTGTCCATCGCTTTGTCCATTTTGCCGTAGTCGAGCGTGCACACCTTGAAGTAAAAATCTTCGAAGGCAGCAGTGCTCATGTTGGCAAGCTGGGCCATGGAAGCGTTCGGGTAGCGGAGCACGACCCATCTCGTTTCCGGCACGCGCACGTCGAGCACAGGGCGCATCAGCAGCTTGGAGTACAGTTGCATTTTGTCGCCAGGCACGTCAGCCAGCTCGCTAATGTTGTCGCCGCCGCGAATGCCGATGTAGCAATCCATCTGCTTCATGAAGGAGACGTCTGCCTCGCGCATGATGCCAAGCTGGGTTTCGTTTACGCCGAGCAGCAGCTCGCGCTGGATGCTCTGGTCGATCAGTTGAACGTAAGGATTGCCTCCAGCTTCGTACACTTTGGCAATGACTGCTTTCGTCAAGTCCGTCACATTGCCGACGGCGTAGATTAAAACGTTTTCACCCTTTTGCACGCGGGTGGAGTAGTTGACCAGTACGTCTGCCAATTTTTCAATACGCGGATCTTTCATAGGAAGGGGATCCCTCGCTTTCCATATCATATCAGTATGTATTGTACACAAATCGCATAGAAAAAAGCTACCCATGCAAGGGTAGCGTGCGGAGGAAACGCGTTTACAGGATTCGGTTCTTCATGTATATGCAGCGTCCTGCGCCAATATGGCTATGTCAATCGCAGCCGCAGCCGATGATGACCAGCAGGATAAAAAGAATCAACACTAAGGTGAAATCATCGAGGTCTCCATTGAAAATGCTGCTCATAGGATGAACATCCTCCTTGTTGTGTGTTAAGCCTCTTGTGCTTACATCCATAACATATGGGTTTTTGCACAGTCCCGATACGGGCATTCGCCCATTTTTGGGAAGATTCTTTCAGTTTGGCCCACATCACTTTGCATGTTTATTATTCTGAAAAGCAGGAAAAGCTAGAGGATACGAAAAGACTTTGCAAAAAACGAAAGGATGTTATGGC
It includes:
- a CDS encoding DUF2325 domain-containing protein; protein product: MSSILVIGGDRLGNIVDLLHGQGFKDIHHVTGRKSSQTGVKIPAGIHMILVLTDFVNHNLAKTVKNQAKDRELPIVFCKRSCSAIAKAFDLTA
- a CDS encoding S1C family serine protease, which translates into the protein MHTGGSPLGLENSVTAGIISAKNRRLQVAKRMYEEIFQTDAAINPGNSGGPLINLNGEVVGLNAFIIQSSQCLGFAIGIDALKAQLEQYVFK
- a CDS encoding recombinase family protein — translated: MRTAVYMRVSTEDQAREGFSIPAQREKLLAYVHSQGWEVAAIYADEGISAKDTNRPALKRLLRDIREGNIDVVLVYRLDRLTRSVLDLYRLLQEFEKYDVRFKSCTEVYDTTTAIGRLFITLVAALAQWERENLAERVKLGMEQMARERKRPGGPPPFGYELLAGELTVQPAEAAGVREMFARYEKGESPRQIAEWANREGLRGKNGARWSASAVLRLLKNPVYHGALRWNYTDSLQRQNAPEEWIIEEATHPAIIDKACFARVQKKMAARGSLHPRVLGSSFSFSGLLYCSRCNAPMRGKTAKSKSGGRLYVHRYYLCKNKQAGRCDAPAIREDRLEQAILTELMRYAKEALAAYAEARESLRPVAGASAEELERKRERKRRRWEAAYEEGLLSLEAFREKMAALQSEADESNPPRAAFLPAAPLPDPSLLTEWPLIWSHASEEERRLLVSILIRRVEATVSSTAAGQRQERAICLQHLVFH
- a CDS encoding winged helix-turn-helix transcriptional regulator — translated: MSQEFAGEHMCPKYECAINVLGKRWTGLIIHVLLRGAVRFKDIREMVPHMSDKMLSERLKELEELGILERKVYPEIPVRIEYELTEKGRDLRPVIESIHEWGQKWM
- a CDS encoding YheC/YheD family protein, which gives rise to MLPKRVIGILTWRQGQRFGEPDYLRKLVLAGQKLGAEIYLFSHQDVHGKEKKIRGFVPKAGGGWTSRWFPWPEVVIDRYRRRVPEYIRMRNSDLFFFANSPFSKKWRVTQLLAKDERVKRWIPETHLYEKKKMTSMLARYPLVYVKPGNGSGGKSILRVAAVGKEYALSGRDKQYQVHTARLDSKAAVENWVGRWVAEQRIADGNFLVQQGLDLGLIPNHVADVRVLIQKDAEGEWSVTGSGVRIGEPGSSTSNLHGGGRAVPFVPLIESCFGRRQAPHTIRECHLLAHEVASTLEDYFGRMMEFGLDIGVDVNGQVWLIEVNPKPGREVFRQIGELDTYAKAIERPVQFALYLARSRQNRMAPEKVRRAGV
- a CDS encoding PadR family transcriptional regulator → MDVKTIILGFLSYGEMSGYDIKQAFSNSIGFFYDASFGAIYPALRKLEEEGLVTKQEVIQSGKPNKILYQITAQGKEVFRQEIQTPILPPVLRSDMLVKIFFGKSRTPEEQRDMLESCLNLQRQMLQQSRASFKKLELQFDEYQRFCWEYTIHHLESTIAFLEQKMPTLVKQPALSAASG
- a CDS encoding aminopeptidase encodes the protein MKDPRIEKLADVLVNYSTRVQKGENVLIYAVGNVTDLTKAVIAKVYEAGGNPYVQLIDQSIQRELLLGVNETQLGIMREADVSFMKQMDCYIGIRGGDNISELADVPGDKMQLYSKLLMRPVLDVRVPETRWVVLRYPNASMAQLANMSTAAFEDFYFKVCTLDYGKMDKAMDNLVELMEKTDKVRIVGPGTDLTFSIKGIPAIKCAGEANIPDGEVFTAPVRDSVNGTIAYNTPSPYQGFTYDNIKLTFKDGKIIEATANDTKKINEVFDTDEGARYVGEFAIGVNPYIQNPMKDILFDEKIDGSFHFTPGQAYDDAFNGNKSSIHWDLVMIQRPEWGGGEIWFDDRLIRKDGRFVVPELECLNPENLK
- a CDS encoding YjcZ family sporulation protein, which codes for MSSIFNGDLDDFTLVLILFILLVIIGCGCD